In bacterium, the following proteins share a genomic window:
- a CDS encoding DUF547 domain-containing protein: MRKLFISLIFLSVHTISAQVSHALWDQLLKTYISTSGNINYIEFDRTALKNYLQTLSATQPQPNWSVDAQKAYWINAYNAFTVSLVLENYPVKSIKDIGGFFKSPWDKLFISIGGKSYTLNQIEHDILRKQFNDPRIHFAIVCASRSCPVLRREAFEPSTLNRQLDEQVKSFLRDQSKNRLASQTIRLSKIFDWFKDDFTKDGTLIDFLNQYSNIKIDQKAKIEYLEYDWSLNE; the protein is encoded by the coding sequence TCATCAGTTTGATTTTTCTAAGCGTGCATACTATTTCAGCGCAGGTCTCGCATGCGCTGTGGGATCAATTGCTCAAAACATATATATCCACATCAGGCAATATCAATTACATAGAATTCGACAGAACCGCACTGAAAAATTACCTGCAGACACTCAGTGCAACCCAGCCGCAGCCAAACTGGAGTGTAGACGCGCAAAAAGCGTATTGGATCAACGCGTATAATGCATTCACCGTCAGCCTCGTGCTTGAAAACTATCCGGTTAAAAGTATCAAAGATATCGGTGGATTTTTTAAATCACCGTGGGACAAACTTTTTATTAGTATCGGGGGAAAATCATACACGCTTAATCAAATTGAACATGATATTTTGAGAAAACAGTTTAACGATCCGAGGATTCACTTTGCTATTGTTTGCGCGTCCCGATCTTGTCCTGTGTTGCGGCGTGAGGCTTTCGAACCGTCAACGTTAAACCGGCAATTGGACGAACAGGTAAAAAGTTTTCTTAGGGATCAATCTAAAAACCGCCTGGCATCTCAAACCATAAGGCTTTCAAAGATATTCGATTGGTTCAAAGACGATTTTACAAAAGACGGCACGTTGATCGATTTTCTTAATCAATACTCTAATATTAAAATTGATCAGAAAGCAAAGATTGAATATCTCGAGTATGACTGGAGTCTGAACGAATAA
- the arsM gene encoding arsenosugar biosynthesis arsenite methyltransferase ArsM, which translates to MSYLDETKNVYKDAALNSNKGLCCTTTPVWQLPGLSIPKKMLEMNYGCGSTVNSRDLVNTPTILYVGVGGGMELLQFSYFSRKPGGVIGIDVVPEMVQACKENFIEAERLNSWFKSEFIDLRLGNALDLPLTTQSVDIAAQNCLFNIFKMDDLKLALKEMYRVLKPHGRLVLSDPVCDHEIPGHLREDANLRALCLSGSLPLRDYIQTITDIGFGTIEVRARRPYRILDPEHYDTAQSIFIESVEICAIKDPIPADGPCVFTGRTAIYFGQNEYFDDQKGHVLYYNQPLAVCDKTANALLALRRNDIYVSESTYFYDGGGCC; encoded by the coding sequence ATGAGTTATCTCGACGAAACTAAAAACGTGTATAAAGACGCCGCGCTCAATTCGAACAAAGGCTTGTGTTGCACTACGACGCCGGTATGGCAATTACCGGGATTATCCATACCGAAAAAAATGTTGGAGATGAATTACGGCTGCGGCAGCACGGTCAATTCGCGCGATCTGGTCAATACCCCAACGATTTTGTACGTCGGGGTCGGTGGCGGAATGGAACTGCTCCAGTTTTCTTACTTCAGTCGTAAGCCGGGAGGGGTAATCGGCATAGATGTCGTACCGGAAATGGTTCAAGCGTGTAAAGAAAATTTTATTGAAGCCGAGCGGCTTAATTCTTGGTTCAAGTCAGAATTTATCGATTTACGTCTGGGTAATGCGCTCGATCTGCCTTTGACTACACAAAGCGTCGACATTGCCGCGCAGAATTGCTTATTCAATATCTTTAAAATGGATGATCTCAAACTTGCGTTGAAGGAAATGTATAGGGTGCTCAAACCGCATGGACGGCTGGTACTTTCCGATCCGGTCTGTGATCATGAAATTCCCGGACATTTGCGTGAAGATGCAAATTTGCGCGCGTTATGCCTGAGCGGATCATTGCCGCTGCGCGATTATATCCAAACAATCACCGACATCGGGTTTGGCACGATCGAAGTGCGTGCACGAAGGCCTTACCGGATTTTAGATCCTGAACATTACGATACAGCGCAATCGATTTTTATCGAAAGCGTTGAGATCTGTGCGATCAAAGATCCCATTCCAGCTGACGGGCCTTGCGTTTTTACTGGGAGAACGGCAATTTATTTCGGACAGAACGAATATTTCGACGATCAGAAAGGGCACGTGTTGTATTATAACCAACCTCTAGCGGTATGCGATAAAACTGCGAATGCACTTTTGGCGCTGCGCCGCAATGACATTTATGTTTCCGAATCCACGTATTTCTATGATGGTGGAGGGTGCTGTTGA